A window of Pusillimonas sp. T7-7 contains these coding sequences:
- a CDS encoding cytochrome c biogenesis protein ResB, which yields MKIAPVKSVPSTRSPAEVVELLGSMRFAVSLLMFICVASLIGTVLQQNQAANSYLDQFGPFWFTVFDKFSIWHIYNSWWFLLIMAFLVVSTTICLLRNAPKMVRDMRSFREYVRGSSLRSFHHRVETIAPIAPADSLARVQDWLSKQGYKSKLRQDGDSVMLAAKKGSANRLGYIFAHAAIVVICIGGLLDSELPVRLQVWLGGKLPITQNMLISEVPESGRLSPRNPSFRANMLVPEGAQSSSGIIAVDDGVLVQPLPFSLKLNKFVVDYYSTGMPSSFKSEVEVTDPDTGKTFSQTIEVNEPLRYKGVTVYQSSFDDGGSTLELVGYPLGGASAQPFELAGTVGSSTDITAVGGDRPIPLNIEFSGLRVINVENLSGDVAPQPKAVIEHVASVTGSAAGAKNEHLQNVGPSVQYRIIGEDGQAHEFTNYMLPMMLDGSSVFLVGVRDSEAQPYRYIRIPADADNSVVEFMKLRAALADPTLVREAATRFAQKNASGSMPAPMLEKAAQGALDTFYRKGFNGIIEQVPEPEREKVLGFAVPMIQLTLTELRDVMRERSGLQAVKHEGPEGVQADQWIQMSLLALANLPDYPAPVFLTLKGFEQVEASVFQVARSPGKNTVYLGCLFLIIGVFSMFYIRDRRIWVWIKPHANGSELLAAMTSQRRTLDFNHEFDRFKEAFNRLAT from the coding sequence ATGAAGATTGCTCCTGTGAAATCTGTTCCATCCACGCGTAGCCCGGCAGAAGTCGTCGAGCTGCTGGGCTCCATGCGGTTTGCCGTCAGTTTGCTGATGTTTATCTGCGTGGCCAGCTTGATTGGTACGGTATTACAACAGAATCAGGCGGCCAACAGCTATCTGGACCAGTTCGGGCCTTTCTGGTTCACGGTATTCGACAAATTCTCCATCTGGCATATATACAACAGTTGGTGGTTTTTGCTTATCATGGCCTTTCTGGTGGTGTCGACCACCATCTGTTTGCTGCGCAATGCGCCCAAAATGGTGCGCGATATGCGGTCTTTTCGCGAATACGTGCGTGGCAGCAGCTTACGCTCTTTCCATCATCGGGTTGAAACGATTGCACCTATCGCGCCAGCTGACAGCTTGGCGCGCGTGCAAGACTGGCTGAGCAAGCAGGGTTATAAATCCAAGCTCAGGCAAGATGGCGACAGCGTCATGCTGGCCGCCAAAAAAGGCAGCGCCAATCGGCTCGGATATATTTTTGCTCATGCCGCCATTGTTGTGATCTGCATCGGAGGCCTGCTGGACAGCGAGTTGCCGGTTCGTCTTCAGGTATGGCTGGGCGGCAAGTTGCCCATCACCCAGAACATGCTGATTTCCGAAGTGCCCGAATCAGGGCGCTTGTCGCCCCGCAATCCCAGTTTCAGGGCCAATATGCTGGTGCCCGAAGGCGCGCAAAGCAGCAGCGGCATTATTGCCGTTGACGATGGTGTGTTGGTACAGCCCTTGCCCTTCAGTCTGAAGTTGAACAAGTTTGTGGTTGATTATTACTCAACCGGCATGCCCAGCAGTTTCAAGAGCGAGGTCGAGGTTACAGATCCCGACACGGGCAAAACATTCAGCCAGACCATAGAAGTGAACGAACCCTTGCGCTACAAAGGGGTGACGGTGTATCAGTCGAGCTTCGACGATGGCGGCAGTACGCTGGAATTGGTCGGCTACCCTTTGGGGGGCGCCTCGGCCCAGCCTTTTGAGCTTGCCGGTACCGTAGGGTCCAGCACAGATATCACCGCTGTCGGCGGCGATCGCCCCATACCCTTGAACATCGAGTTCTCGGGCCTGCGCGTGATCAATGTGGAAAACTTGTCTGGCGACGTAGCGCCCCAGCCCAAGGCCGTTATCGAGCATGTGGCTTCAGTAACCGGCAGTGCGGCAGGGGCCAAGAACGAGCATTTGCAGAATGTGGGCCCCAGTGTGCAATACCGGATTATCGGCGAAGACGGCCAGGCGCATGAATTCACCAATTACATGCTGCCCATGATGCTGGATGGCAGCTCGGTGTTTCTGGTTGGGGTGCGCGACTCTGAAGCCCAGCCCTATCGTTATATCCGGATTCCCGCCGACGCCGACAACTCGGTGGTCGAGTTCATGAAATTGCGGGCCGCGTTGGCCGATCCGACTTTGGTACGAGAAGCGGCTACGCGCTTTGCGCAGAAGAATGCCAGTGGTTCCATGCCGGCGCCCATGCTTGAAAAGGCGGCCCAGGGTGCGCTTGATACCTTTTACCGCAAGGGCTTTAACGGTATTATTGAACAAGTTCCCGAACCAGAGCGTGAAAAGGTGCTGGGCTTTGCCGTGCCCATGATTCAGTTGACATTGACTGAGCTGCGCGACGTCATGCGTGAACGTTCCGGCCTGCAGGCGGTCAAACACGAGGGGCCGGAAGGGGTGCAGGCTGATCAATGGATACAGATGTCTTTGCTGGCACTGGCCAATCTGCCTGATTATCCGGCGCCGGTATTCCTTACGCTAAAAGGATTCGAACAGGTCGAGGCCAGTGTATTCCAAGTGGCGCGCAGTCCTGGCAAGAATACGGTTTATCTGGGCTGCCTGTTTTTGATTATTGGTGTTTTCTCCATGTTTTATATCCGTGATCGCCGGATCTGGGTATGGATTAAACCGCATGCCAATGGCAGCGAACTGCTGGCCGCCATGACATCACAGCGGCGTACACTTGATTTCAATCATGAGTTCGACCGCTTTAAAGAGGCGTTCAATCGTCTCGCTACGTAA
- a CDS encoding cytochrome c, whose product MKLMLSRIVIASGLLLGSSVVSLAHAADVAVAKPDAAKGEQLYTNGDMSRGILSCASCHGAAGNSTIPANPNLASQPHEYLVKQLVDFAPKDEKSKPARGGPDGAPSVMTPFASALTAEDRQNIAYYLAQQPLDLEIAGTASNEATMERGQKIWRGGLPDRKVPACAGCHSPNGAGIPGTYPRLAGQHPSYLADQLKHFRSNDRANNTVMHEIADRMSDADIAAVADYAAGLR is encoded by the coding sequence ATGAAGCTTATGCTTTCCAGAATCGTAATTGCCAGCGGCTTGCTGCTGGGGTCTTCCGTAGTTTCATTAGCGCATGCTGCGGATGTGGCCGTTGCCAAGCCCGACGCCGCCAAGGGTGAGCAGCTATACACCAATGGCGATATGTCGCGTGGCATTTTGTCCTGTGCCAGCTGCCACGGCGCAGCGGGCAATAGCACTATTCCCGCCAACCCCAATCTGGCTAGCCAACCGCACGAGTATCTGGTCAAGCAATTGGTCGATTTTGCGCCTAAAGACGAAAAATCCAAGCCGGCTCGTGGCGGTCCCGATGGCGCTCCCTCGGTCATGACTCCCTTTGCCTCAGCGCTTACGGCTGAAGACCGGCAAAACATCGCTTACTACCTGGCACAGCAGCCCCTGGATTTGGAAATCGCTGGTACCGCCAGCAATGAAGCCACCATGGAACGCGGCCAGAAAATCTGGCGTGGCGGCCTGCCCGATCGCAAAGTACCCGCCTGTGCTGGGTGCCACTCGCCTAACGGTGCAGGCATTCCTGGCACCTATCCGCGCCTGGCGGGCCAGCACCCCAGCTATCTTGCCGACCAGCTCAAGCATTTCCGCAGTAATGATCGTGCCAACAACACAGTCATGCACGAGATCGCCGACCGCATGTCCGATGCCGATATTGCTGCTGTGGCCGACTACGCGGCGGGCTTGCGTTAA
- the yihA gene encoding ribosome biogenesis GTP-binding protein YihA/YsxC, translating into MSILHRASFTVSAARLDQLPPPTTAEVCFVGRSNSGKSSAINVLTNQRRLAFSSKTPGRTRLINLFGIPDPVEQGAFLGFLVDLPGYGYASVAREAREEWADVLGGYLRSRSSLAGIVMLIDIRRGVTELDRRLADWIAPTGTPVLALLTKADKFPYGQRIKAVAAVKKQLADIGALNAMPFSATHRLGLDTATAQIENWISPKVVP; encoded by the coding sequence GTGTCCATTTTGCATCGCGCTTCCTTCACCGTTTCTGCGGCCCGACTCGATCAACTGCCGCCGCCAACAACGGCCGAAGTCTGTTTTGTTGGCCGATCGAATTCCGGCAAATCGTCGGCCATCAATGTGCTGACGAATCAGCGGCGCCTGGCTTTTTCCAGCAAAACACCCGGCCGCACGCGCCTGATCAACCTGTTCGGCATACCCGATCCGGTCGAACAAGGCGCATTTCTGGGCTTTTTGGTCGACTTGCCCGGCTACGGCTATGCATCAGTGGCCCGCGAGGCGCGCGAAGAGTGGGCCGACGTGCTGGGCGGCTATCTGCGCAGCCGCAGTTCGCTGGCCGGGATCGTCATGCTGATTGACATACGCCGCGGGGTCACCGAGCTGGACCGCCGCCTGGCCGACTGGATAGCACCCACCGGCACGCCTGTCCTGGCCTTGTTGACCAAAGCCGACAAGTTCCCTTATGGTCAACGCATTAAGGCAGTCGCCGCCGTCAAGAAGCAGTTGGCCGATATTGGCGCGCTGAACGCCATGCCTTTTTCTGCCACTCATCGCCTGGGCCTGGATACGGCCACGGCGCAAATCGAAAACTGGATTTCTCCCAAGGTAGTGCCATGA
- the hemB gene encoding porphobilinogen synthase: protein MTSFILPTDFPATRLRRNRRDDFSRRLVRENVLTTNDLIYPVFVVEGQGVREPVPSMPGVVRYSPDTLLEAAEECVSLGIPVIALFPVIDPSLKTPDGIEAANPQGLVPRVVATLKQRFPELGVLTDVALDPYTSHGQDGVIDEDGYVLNQPTVEILVRQALVQAQAGVDIVAPSDMMDGRIGAIRLALEADELIYTRIMAYSAKYASAFYGPFRDAVGSATNLGKSNKFTYQMDPANRDEALREVAADIREGADMVMVKPGLPYLDILRDVKNAFGMPTYAYQVSGEYAMIKAAAANGWLDHDKVMMESLLAFKRAGGDGILTYFAVAAAKILKEQ from the coding sequence ATGACTTCTTTTATTCTGCCCACCGATTTCCCCGCCACCCGCCTACGCCGCAATCGCCGCGACGATTTTTCCCGCCGCCTGGTGCGCGAAAATGTACTCACGACCAATGACTTGATCTACCCTGTTTTCGTCGTCGAGGGCCAGGGCGTTCGCGAGCCCGTTCCATCCATGCCCGGCGTTGTGCGTTATTCGCCCGATACGCTGCTTGAAGCCGCCGAGGAATGTGTCAGCCTTGGCATTCCCGTGATCGCGCTGTTTCCCGTTATTGATCCCAGCCTGAAGACGCCTGACGGAATCGAAGCGGCCAACCCGCAAGGCTTGGTCCCACGTGTGGTGGCAACGCTCAAGCAACGCTTTCCCGAGCTGGGTGTCCTGACTGATGTGGCGCTGGACCCCTATACCAGTCACGGTCAAGATGGCGTCATCGACGAAGATGGCTATGTACTGAATCAACCCACCGTCGAAATTCTGGTGCGCCAGGCTTTGGTGCAGGCACAAGCAGGCGTGGATATCGTGGCGCCCAGCGACATGATGGATGGCCGCATAGGCGCCATACGGCTGGCGCTTGAAGCCGACGAGCTTATCTATACGCGCATCATGGCGTACTCGGCCAAGTATGCCAGTGCTTTCTATGGTCCTTTCCGCGACGCAGTGGGCTCGGCGACCAATCTGGGCAAGTCGAACAAGTTCACGTATCAGATGGATCCGGCCAATCGCGATGAGGCTCTGCGCGAGGTGGCCGCCGATATCCGTGAAGGTGCGGATATGGTGATGGTCAAGCCAGGCTTGCCTTATCTGGATATTCTGCGCGACGTCAAGAATGCGTTTGGCATGCCTACGTATGCGTATCAGGTTAGCGGCGAGTACGCGATGATCAAGGCTGCGGCAGCCAATGGCTGGCTGGATCACGACAAGGTGATGATGGAGTCTTTGCTGGCGTTCAAGCGAGCCGGCGGTGATGGGATTCTGACGTATTTCGCGGTGGCTGCAGCCAAAATTTTGAAGGAGCAGTAG
- a CDS encoding dodecin encodes MGNHVYKHLELTGSSTVGIEDAVNTALEKANETVRNIQWFTVTETRGHVVDGKVAYWQVTINAGFTLE; translated from the coding sequence ATGGGTAATCACGTTTACAAACATCTGGAGCTGACGGGGTCGTCGACCGTCGGCATCGAGGACGCCGTCAATACCGCCCTCGAGAAAGCTAACGAGACTGTGCGTAATATTCAGTGGTTTACGGTCACAGAAACGCGAGGCCATGTCGTCGACGGGAAGGTGGCGTACTGGCAGGTAACGATTAACGCGGGGTTTACGCTTGAATAG
- the dsbD gene encoding protein-disulfide reductase DsbD, producing MSTHMNMNTRRLFLMAAMLVSLLLAVFLLRGGPAQAEEEFLDPEVAFVMSAATQTPDTLDVHFKIAPKYYMYRERFEFAVTPETASSALGEPVYPAGIVKYDPTFEQDLEVYYDQVTVRLPLMAGREQAFTLAVTSQGCADAGLCYPPMTKEIQLTPVAGGYQAQGEHIVANVPAPRSQAELGAAGASAGTGSQAGLASALTLGDTGFAAYLAGAGWAEIILLSLLLGLLLSFTPCVLPMVPILLAILAGSSDGQKKISRWRGLSLAAVFVLGMSIVYTVLGVAAGLIGASLANWLQTPWVLTLFALLLAILALAMFDVFTLQAPTAMQSALNHRLSRLPGGRYGGVFLMGMVSALIVGPCVAAPLAGVLLFISQTGDLVLGGTALFAMAWGEGLLLLAVGATSGLLLPKAGPWMNGVKRLFGIMLLATAWWMVNSILPGWLNMLGWAVLALWSATMLGAFEAIPNGAGAGRFLNKALGLLLALWAAVLIVGMAAGGRELLRPLAPFAGAMGAGGSVVANLSPDAVKNQFTQVRSVAELDNLLANTNRPVMLDFYADWCVSCIEMEKFTFSDPGVAGQMSQLLLVQADVTKNTDEDRALLKRFNLFGPPGIIFFDAQGRQLADARVVGFKNARDFGAVLDKVLAGGNGASLSSLLLQGN from the coding sequence ATGTCTACCCACATGAATATGAATACCCGGCGCCTGTTTCTCATGGCTGCGATGCTGGTCAGTTTGTTGCTGGCGGTATTCCTGCTGCGTGGCGGACCGGCACAGGCCGAAGAAGAATTCCTGGACCCGGAAGTTGCCTTTGTGATGTCGGCCGCAACTCAAACGCCCGACACCCTCGACGTTCATTTCAAGATCGCGCCCAAGTACTACATGTACCGGGAACGTTTTGAATTTGCCGTTACGCCGGAAACGGCTTCGTCAGCGTTGGGCGAGCCGGTCTATCCCGCCGGCATCGTCAAATACGATCCCACCTTCGAGCAAGACCTCGAGGTCTATTACGATCAGGTCACGGTGCGCCTGCCGCTCATGGCGGGTCGCGAGCAAGCCTTTACCCTGGCCGTTACCAGCCAAGGTTGTGCCGATGCAGGGCTGTGCTACCCGCCCATGACGAAAGAAATTCAATTGACGCCGGTGGCGGGCGGCTACCAGGCACAAGGCGAGCATATCGTCGCCAATGTGCCTGCACCGCGCTCGCAGGCCGAGCTTGGCGCGGCGGGAGCAAGTGCCGGTACTGGAAGCCAGGCCGGCCTGGCTAGCGCCTTGACGCTGGGCGACACCGGCTTCGCCGCCTACCTTGCAGGAGCAGGTTGGGCTGAAATCATTCTGTTGTCTTTGCTGCTGGGCCTGTTGTTATCGTTTACGCCCTGCGTGCTGCCCATGGTGCCGATTTTGCTGGCGATACTGGCTGGCAGCTCGGACGGGCAAAAGAAAATATCACGTTGGCGCGGATTATCGCTGGCGGCCGTTTTTGTATTGGGCATGTCGATCGTCTACACCGTACTGGGCGTAGCCGCCGGGCTGATAGGCGCCAGCCTGGCCAACTGGCTGCAAACGCCGTGGGTGCTGACTTTGTTTGCCCTATTGCTGGCCATCCTGGCGCTGGCCATGTTCGATGTATTCACTTTGCAGGCGCCAACGGCGATGCAGTCGGCGCTCAATCATCGTTTGTCACGTTTGCCGGGCGGTCGTTATGGCGGCGTTTTCCTGATGGGGATGGTGTCGGCGCTGATTGTCGGGCCCTGTGTTGCCGCCCCCCTGGCTGGCGTGTTGTTGTTCATATCTCAAACAGGCGATCTGGTATTGGGGGGAACTGCCCTGTTCGCCATGGCATGGGGCGAAGGCTTGCTGCTGCTGGCGGTAGGGGCGACCTCGGGCTTGTTGCTGCCCAAGGCGGGGCCATGGATGAACGGCGTCAAGCGCCTGTTCGGCATCATGCTGCTGGCCACGGCTTGGTGGATGGTCAACTCCATTTTGCCCGGTTGGTTGAATATGCTGGGCTGGGCTGTGCTGGCCTTATGGAGCGCCACCATGCTGGGCGCTTTCGAGGCGATTCCGAATGGTGCAGGTGCCGGGCGCTTCCTTAACAAGGCTTTGGGGCTGTTACTGGCTTTGTGGGCGGCCGTGCTTATCGTGGGGATGGCGGCCGGCGGGCGTGAGCTGTTGCGGCCGCTGGCGCCTTTTGCGGGGGCCATGGGTGCTGGCGGCAGTGTTGTGGCGAATCTGAGTCCTGACGCGGTCAAGAATCAGTTCACGCAGGTGCGTTCGGTGGCCGAGCTGGATAATCTACTGGCCAATACGAATCGACCGGTGATGCTTGATTTTTATGCCGATTGGTGTGTGTCGTGCATAGAGATGGAAAAATTCACTTTCAGCGACCCAGGAGTGGCAGGGCAGATGTCGCAGCTGCTGCTGGTGCAGGCGGATGTCACCAAGAATACGGACGAGGATAGGGCTTTGCTGAAGCGCTTCAATCTATTCGGGCCGCCGGGAATTATTTTCTTTGACGCGCAAGGCCGACAATTGGCCGACGCACGGGTCGTTGGCTTCAAGAACGCGCGTGATTTTGGCGCTGTGCTCGACAAAGTGCTGGCAGGCGGCAACGGAGCGTCTTTGAGCAGTTTGCTGCTGCAGGGAAACTGA
- the cutA gene encoding divalent-cation tolerance protein CutA has product MYAAHDVVVILSNAPDMLLAKRIAHVLVEEHLAACVNLGVHGLSMYMWRGELEGAEEIPITIKTTGSRAQALIERLMELHPCEVPEVLLLPVLGGSTSYLEWVRAQVQV; this is encoded by the coding sequence ATGTATGCCGCCCACGATGTTGTGGTGATTCTTAGCAACGCGCCCGACATGTTGTTGGCCAAGCGCATCGCGCATGTGCTGGTCGAAGAGCATTTGGCAGCTTGCGTGAACCTTGGCGTTCATGGCTTGTCTATGTATATGTGGCGGGGCGAGTTGGAAGGGGCGGAAGAAATACCCATTACCATCAAGACGACCGGATCTCGGGCGCAGGCGCTGATTGAGCGCCTGATGGAGCTGCACCCTTGCGAAGTGCCAGAAGTCCTGCTGTTGCCGGTTTTAGGCGGCTCTACCAGCTATCTGGAATGGGTACGCGCGCAAGTACAGGTTTAA
- the rplQ gene encoding 50S ribosomal protein L17: MRHRSGLRKLNRTSSHRLAMFRNMAVSLLTHEAIKTTLPKAKELRRVVEPLITLGKEPTLANKRLAFARLRDRDAVTKLFAEIGPRYKERNGGYTRVLKMGFRQGDNAPMAFMELVDRPEVEEVEAE; this comes from the coding sequence ATGCGTCACCGTAGCGGTTTACGTAAACTCAATCGCACCAGCAGCCATCGCCTTGCCATGTTCCGCAACATGGCTGTTTCGCTGCTTACTCACGAAGCCATCAAAACCACTTTGCCCAAAGCCAAGGAACTGCGCCGTGTAGTTGAGCCGCTGATCACGTTGGGCAAAGAGCCTACCCTGGCCAACAAGCGTCTGGCTTTTGCCCGTCTGCGCGATCGCGACGCGGTGACCAAGCTGTTTGCCGAAATCGGCCCGCGCTACAAAGAGCGTAACGGCGGCTACACTCGCGTCCTGAAAATGGGCTTTCGCCAGGGCGACAACGCTCCCATGGCATTCATGGAACTGGTCGACCGTCCTGAAGTAGAAGAAGTCGAAGCTGAATAA
- the rpoA gene encoding DNA-directed RNA polymerase subunit alpha, translating into MLSQGFLKPRSIEVEPVGKNHARVVMEPFERGYGHTLGNALRRILLSSMTGYAPTEVQMTGVVHEYSTVAGVREDVVDILLNLKGVVFKLHNREEVTLVLRKQGAGVVLASDIELPHDVEIINPDHVIANLTDAGKLEMQIKVEQGRGYVPGNVRALSDDRTHTIGRIVLDASYSPVRRVSYAVESARVEQRTDLDKLVLDIETNGVVSPEEAVRQSARILMDQISVFAALEGAGDSYEDAPSRAAQQIDPVLLRPVDDLELTVRSANCLKAENIYYIGDLIQRTENELLKTPNLGRKSLNEIKEVLAARGLTLGMKLENWPPLGLERP; encoded by the coding sequence ATGCTGTCTCAAGGTTTTCTGAAACCCCGTTCGATCGAAGTCGAACCCGTAGGTAAAAATCACGCCCGTGTCGTGATGGAGCCTTTCGAGCGTGGCTATGGCCACACCCTGGGCAATGCCCTGCGCCGCATCTTGCTGTCGTCCATGACCGGCTACGCGCCCACCGAAGTCCAAATGACTGGCGTGGTTCACGAGTACTCGACTGTTGCCGGCGTTCGTGAAGATGTGGTCGATATTCTGTTGAACCTGAAAGGCGTGGTTTTCAAGCTGCATAACCGCGAAGAAGTCACTCTGGTGCTGCGCAAGCAAGGCGCCGGTGTTGTGCTGGCCAGCGACATCGAACTGCCACACGACGTTGAAATCATCAACCCTGACCACGTCATTGCAAACCTGACTGACGCGGGCAAGCTTGAAATGCAGATCAAGGTTGAGCAAGGCCGTGGCTATGTGCCCGGCAACGTTCGTGCCTTGTCCGACGACCGCACTCACACCATCGGACGTATTGTGCTGGATGCATCGTACAGTCCCGTCCGCCGTGTCAGCTACGCAGTTGAAAGCGCCCGTGTGGAACAGCGTACCGACCTCGACAAGCTGGTTCTCGACATCGAAACCAACGGCGTCGTATCGCCTGAAGAAGCGGTTCGCCAATCGGCTCGCATTCTGATGGATCAGATTTCGGTCTTTGCCGCCCTGGAAGGCGCAGGCGATTCCTACGAAGACGCTCCGTCGCGTGCAGCTCAACAGATCGACCCTGTGCTGCTGCGTCCGGTCGACGACCTCGAACTGACCGTCCGTTCGGCCAACTGCCTGAAAGCCGAAAACATTTACTACATCGGCGACCTTATCCAGCGCACCGAAAACGAGTTGCTCAAGACCCCCAACTTGGGTCGCAAGTCGCTCAATGAAATCAAGGAAGTCCTTGCCGCACGCGGCCTGACTCTGGGCATGAAGCTCGAGAACTGGCCTCCTCTGGGCCTGGAGCGTCCTTAA